Proteins found in one Seonamhaeicola sp. S2-3 genomic segment:
- the fucP gene encoding L-fucose:H+ symporter permease, with translation MKSNISVVPAKMLLPFILVTSLFALWGFANAVTDPMVQAFKKVLELSNSQAAWVQMAFYGGYFCMALPASIFMRKYSYKTGILIGLALYAVGALLFYPAATTEEFWFFCLGLYILTFGLAFLETAANPYALAMGPKETATQRLNLAQAFNPVGLILGLFVAQQFVLKNLQSDDIENFSSLDAASKILIKTSDLLVIRNPYVILGLVLIGVFVLFLVSKMPQSKEEGSLPSIKETFKTLAKNKNYTLGVLAQILYVGAQIMCWTYIYQYAEGIGVDSVTAGYYQMVAFILFTVGRAVGTYMLRFIGSGKLLMFFALLAISLVLGTIFIQGSFGLYTLVGVSFCMSLMFPTIYGIALGDLTEEQSKIGSAGLVMAIVGGALMPKLQGMIIDLGGNGVTDTQILGVSEVNFSFILPLFCFIYIMWYGASVNKHSN, from the coding sequence ATGAAATCAAATATTTCTGTGGTGCCAGCTAAAATGTTGTTGCCATTTATTTTAGTGACCTCTCTTTTTGCACTTTGGGGTTTCGCTAATGCTGTAACCGACCCCATGGTACAGGCTTTTAAAAAAGTTCTAGAGCTTTCAAACTCACAAGCTGCTTGGGTTCAAATGGCATTTTATGGAGGGTATTTTTGTATGGCATTACCGGCTTCAATATTTATGCGTAAATATTCTTATAAAACCGGTATCTTAATTGGTTTGGCATTGTATGCTGTTGGAGCTCTTTTGTTTTATCCAGCGGCCACCACAGAGGAATTTTGGTTCTTTTGTCTTGGTTTATATATTTTAACTTTTGGTTTAGCGTTTTTAGAAACAGCCGCAAACCCATATGCTTTGGCAATGGGACCAAAAGAAACTGCCACACAGCGTTTAAATTTAGCTCAAGCATTTAATCCTGTGGGGTTAATACTAGGCTTATTTGTAGCTCAACAGTTTGTGCTTAAAAATTTACAGTCTGATGATATTGAAAATTTCTCTTCACTTGACGCAGCTTCTAAAATATTAATTAAAACTTCAGATTTACTTGTAATTAGAAATCCGTATGTTATTTTAGGTTTAGTACTTATTGGCGTTTTCGTGCTGTTTTTGGTAAGCAAAATGCCACAATCTAAAGAAGAGGGAAGCCTACCAAGTATTAAAGAAACGTTTAAAACTTTAGCTAAAAATAAAAACTATACCCTAGGGGTTTTAGCGCAAATTTTATACGTGGGGGCGCAAATTATGTGTTGGACATACATATATCAATATGCCGAAGGTATTGGTGTAGATAGCGTTACAGCAGGCTACTACCAAATGGTAGCGTTTATATTATTTACTGTGGGAAGAGCTGTGGGCACTTACATGTTGAGGTTTATTGGTTCTGGAAAATTATTAATGTTTTTCGCATTGTTAGCCATTTCTTTGGTGTTAGGAACTATTTTTATTCAAGGAAGTTTTGGCTTATATACACTTGTGGGAGTATCCTTTTGTATGTCTTTAATGTTTCCAACGATTTACGGTATTGCTTTAGGAGACTTAACAGAGGAGCAATCTAAAATAGGGTCTGCAGGTTTGGTTATGGCTATTGTTGGTGGTGCCTTAATGCCTAAATTACAGGGTATGATAATAGATTTAGGTGGCAATGGCGTTACAGATACGCAAATTTTAGGGGTGTCTGAAGTAAATTTTTCCTTTATACTTCCTTTATTCTGCTTTATATATATTATGTGGTATGGGGCTTCTGTAAATAAACATTCTAACTAA